The following proteins come from a genomic window of Misgurnus anguillicaudatus chromosome 10, ASM2758022v2, whole genome shotgun sequence:
- the dctn3 gene encoding dynactin subunit 3, whose protein sequence is MEGKNNIADLDARLQELEQRVYGERGQNNTKPIKCAESLTRISAALANTANKRERVKILHKKIEDLLKYLDPQFTDFIAVPDAMKLEFILAEEEFLRSQAALLEQVHNLQPLLDSNHIKAVPELTTKVQRLSEIHIQQQDQNEELSSEVKRLFEEYNKMMFLLSKQFSQWDETLRTLEGPKQGQQID, encoded by the exons ATGGAGggcaaaaacaatattgcggaTCTGGACGCTCGTTTGCAAGAGCTCGAACAACGCGTTTATGGAGAAAGAGGACAAAACAACACTAAACCAATAAAG TGTGCCGAATCACTCACAAGGATCAGTGCTGCTCTTGCAAATACAGCAAACAAGAGAGAGCGAGTCAAGATCCTTCACAAGAAAA TTGAAGATTTGCTGAAGTATTTGGACCCTCAGTTCACAGACTTCATAGCTGTGCCAGATGCAATGAAACTGGAGTTTATTTTAGCAG AGGAAGAGTTTTTGCGTTCCCAGGCCGCATTACTGGAACAGGTGCACAATCTGCAACCTCTTCTGGACAGTAACCACATAAAAG CGGTTCCAGAGTTGACCACTAAAGTACAGCGACTGTCTGAAATCCACATTCAGCAGCAG GATCAAAATGAAGAGCTGTCTTCCGAAGTGAAACGGCTTTTTGAAGAATACAACAAAATG ATGTTTCTTTTATCAAAACAGTTCTCACAGTGGGATGAAACCCTTCGAACACTGGAAGGACCCAAGCAAGGCCAGCAGATAGATTAG
- the elovl4a gene encoding elongation of very long chain fatty acids protein 4a: MDVIRHIINDTIEFYKWSLTIADKRVEKWPLMDSPLPTLAISLSYLLFLWLGPKYMQGREPFQLRKTLIVYNFSMVILNFFIFKELFLAARAASYSYICQPVDYSDDPNEVRVAAALWWYFISKGVEYLDTVFFILRKKFNQISFLHVYHHCTMFTLWWIGIKWVAGGQSFFGAHMNAAIHVLMYLYYGLAAFGPKIQKYLWWKKYLTIIQMIQFHVTIGHTALSLYIDCPFPKWMHWCLIGYALTFIILFGNFYYQTYRRQPRREVTSRPGKTLSNGASYGALAASNGNSTKMDEKPAVAETGRRKRKGRAKRE; the protein is encoded by the exons ATGGATGTTATAAGGCATATAATCAACGACACCATTGAATTCTACAAATGGAGTCTTACCATTGCAG ACAAGCGTGTGGAGAAATGGCCTCTGATGGACTCTCCCCTCCCCACACTGGCCATCAGTTTATCCTACCTGCTCTTCCTCTGGCTGGGGCCAAAGTACATGCAGGGCAGAGAGCCATTCCAGCTGAGGAAGACCCTCATTGTCTACAACTTCAGCATGGTCATCCTTAACTTCTTCATATTTAAAGAG CTCTTTCTTGCAGCAAGGGCAGCCAGCTACAGCTACATCTGCCAGCCTGTGGACTACTCAGATGATCCTAATGAAGTCAGG GTGGCTGCAGCCTTGTGGTGGTACTTTATATCTAAAGGTGTGGAATACCTCGACACAGTGTTTTTCATCTTGCGCAAGAAATTCAACCAGATCAGCTTCCTGCATGTCTATCATCACTGCACCATGTTCACTTTGTGGTGGATTGGCATCAAATGGGTTGCTGGCGGACAGT CATTCTTCGGGGCTCACATGAATGCTGCCATACATGTTTTGATGTACTTATATTATGGGTTGGCGGCATTTGGTCCAAAAATCCAGAAATATCTGTGGTGGAAGAAATATCTGACTATCATCCAAATG ATCCAGTTTCACGTCACCATCGGCCACACCGCTCTGTCGCTATACATCGACTGCCCATTCCCGAAGTGGATGCACTGGTGTCTGATCGGATACGCCCTCACCTTCATCATCCTTTTTGGGAACTTCTATTACCAGACGTACCGTCGGCAGCCCCGCCGCGAGGTCACGTCCAGGCCCGGCAAAACCCTTTCCAACGGAGCCTCTTATGGAGCCCTGGCAGCCAGTAATGGAAATAGCACCAAGATGGATGAGAAGCCGGCAGTGGCTGAGACCGGAAGGAGAAAGCGGAAGGGCAGAGCAAAGCGTGAATAA
- the LOC129449237 gene encoding microtubule cross-linking factor 3 yields MNSVDNSSMKQQRASSPARFKDSPSKTSTKSKSAASKSSGKSSRGNSPVTVNPGKDKQGKGAAAVHGSGAESPTLKRADKSKSIEERSSSSEEPYGADEDAARVVSDQPSSTKTSQAKKESGRADGGKQTKSAVGCGPGFWREGCLQSELIQFHMNKSLKKESGMQTKASSSQVAEHQVPPEDARRQAEAVAQQNLQLQEEIERLEEDNEYLKHEIDEVRAEMDEMRDTFYEEDACQLQDMRRELERAHKNCRILQYRLRKAERKRLRYAETGEIDGDLLRSLEQDLKVAKDVSVRLHNELENVEEKRTKTDEENERLRQQLIEVQVTKQALQNELEKTKELSLKRRTGKDAQKSEKRIPQTPIEEENEDLKCQLAFIKEEAILMRKKMAKIDKEKDRLDQELQKYRSFYGDVDSPLPKGEAGGPPTTRESELKLRLRLVEEEANILGRKIVELEVENRGLKAELDDLRGEELAGGSADPSSREQSEALSELRQQLQLVEDEAELLRRNLADVEEQNVKMTSELNKLKYKAGQHEGSRYNSGAVDSAKVEALQEELKAARLQINELSGKVMQLQYENRVLLSNMQRYDLASHFGIRGSPRDSDAESDCGRRESDDDCSRLPPHRKREGPIGGESDSDEVRNIRCLTPTRSLYTPEGRFLSRSFKDRQQMIDIRIEAERLGRTVDRLIADTSTIIAEARVYVTNGELFGRMDDDDEGGRIREHELLYRINAQMKAFRKELQNFIDRLEVPKPEDRETEEPLSMFQPIILLILILVLFSSLSYATIFKLVFLFTLFFVL; encoded by the exons ATGAACTCTGTTGATAACAGCAGCATGAAACAGCAGCGAGCCTCGTCGCCAGCGAGATTCAAAGACTCGCCGTCAAAGACGAGCACCAAAAGCAAATCTGCCGCTTCAAAGTCGAGCGGTAAAAGCAGTCGCGGTAATTCTCCGGTCACGGTAAATCCCGGCAAAGACAAGCAGGGCAAAGGCGCGGCAGCTGTCCACGGCAGCGGTGCTGAAAGCCCAACACTGAAGAGGGCAGACAAGAGCAAAAGCATCGAGGAGCGCAGCAGCTCGTCGGAAGAACCGTACGGCGCAGACGAGGATGCTGCTCGGGTGGTCTCCGATCAGCCGAGCTCTACGAAGACATCGCAGGCTAAAAAAGAGAGCGGTAGAGCCGACGGAGGCAAGCAAACCAAGAGCGCAGTGGGATGCGGCCCGGGCTTCTGGAGAGAGGGATGCTTGCAGTCCGAACTCATTCAGTTTCACATGAACAAAAGCTTGAAGAAAGAAAGCGGCATGCAGACGAAAGCGTCGAGCTCACAGGTGGCGGAGCATCAGGTGCCGCCCGAGGACGCCAGACGACAGGCGGAGGCCGTAGCTCAACAAAACCTCCAACTGCAGGAGGAAATCGAGAGATTAGAGGAAGATAATGAGTATCTCAAG CATGAAATTGACGAAGTGCGGGCAGAGATGGATGAAATGAGGGACACGTTCTACGAAGAGGACGCATGTCAGCTGCAAGATATGCGACGTGAACTCGAGAGAGCACATAAGAACTGCCGAATCCTTCAGTATCGACTGCGCAAGGCAGAGAGGAAGCGCTTGAGATATGCAGAGACAGGTGAAATTGATGGAGATCTGCTGAGGAGCCTGGAGCAAGATTTAAAG GTGGCCAAGGACGTGTCAGTGAGACTGCACAATGAACTGGAGAACGTGGAGGAGAAACGAACTAAAACAGATGAAGAGAATGAAAGACTGAGGCAACAGCTGATTGAAGTGCAAGTCACCAAGCAGGCTTTACAAAATGAGCTGGAGAAGACCAAAGAG ctATCACTAAAACGAAGAACAGGAAAAGATGCACAGAAATCAGAGAAGAGGATTCCTCAAACACCAATAGAG GAGGAGAATGAAGATCTGAAATGCCAGTTGGCCTTCATCAAGGAGGAGGCTATCTTAATGCGAAAGAAAATGGCCAAGATAGACAAAGAGAAAGACCGCCTGGATCAGGAGCTCCAGAAGTATCGCTCTTTTTATGGTGATGTGGACAGTCCACTCCCCAAAGGTGAGGCAGGAGGTCCCCCCACCACCCGAGAATCTGAACTAAAGCTCCGTCTGCGGCTGGTGGAAGAGGAGGCCAACATTTTAGGTCGTAAAATCGTTGAGCTGGAGGTAGAGAACCGTGGGCTAAAGGCCGAGCTGGATGACCTGCGTGGGGAGGAGCTGGCGGGCGGCTCGGCGGACCCCTCGTCCAGAGAGCAGAGCGAGGCGCTCTCTGAACTGCGTCAACAGCTGCAGTTGGTGGAGGACGAGGCTGAGCTGCTCCGTCGGAATTTGGCCGATGTGGAAGAGCAGAACGTTAAAATGACCAGCGAGCTCAACAAGCTGAAATACAAGGCGGGGCAGCACGAGGGCTCACGATACAATAGCGGTGCGGTGGACAGCGCAAAGGTCGAGGCCCTTCAGGAAGAGCTCAAAGCCGCCAGACTGCAGATCAACGAGTTGAGCGGGAAGGTAATGCAACTGCAATATGAGAACCGCGTGCTGCTGTCCAATATGCAACGTTACGATCTAGCTTCTCACTTCGGCATCCGTGGCAGCCCGAGAGACAGTGACGCGGAGAGCGACTGTGGCCGCAGAGAAAGTGACGACGACTGCTCTCGACTCCCACCACATCGCAAACGCGAGGGTCCCATCGGTGGAGAAAGTGACTCGGATGAAGTAAGGAACATCCGGTGCCTCACTCCGACACGCTCCCTCTACACCCCGGAGGGACGTTTTTTATCTAGGAGTTTCAAGGACCGTCAACAGATGATTGACATCCGCATAGAGGCAGAACGGCTGGGCAGGACCGTCGATAGACTGATCGCAGACACCAGCACCATCATTGCCGAGGCACGTGTTTACGTGACAAATGGAGAGCTGTTTGGAAGAATGGATGATGACGATGAGGGCGGTCGAATACGAGAACATGAGCTCCTCTACCGCATCAATGCCCAAATGAAAGCGTTCAGGAAGGAGCTGCAGAATTTTATCGACCGTCTGGAAGTACCAAAACCAGAGGACAGAGAAACTGAAGAGCCACTGTCA ATGTTTCAGCCCATTATTTTGCTTATTCTCATTCTTGTTTTATTCTCATCTTTATCTTATGCCACTATTTTTAAACTAGTCTTTCTTTTTACACTTTTCTTCGTCCTGTAG